A section of the Triticum dicoccoides isolate Atlit2015 ecotype Zavitan chromosome 7A, WEW_v2.0, whole genome shotgun sequence genome encodes:
- the LOC119334171 gene encoding lecithin-cholesterol acyltransferase-like 1 codes for MAFQRLLPLVVLLLLVAPPSSAVPSLRPVVLVPGNTCSQLEARLTDEYEPPQASGCGVPRQGRGWFRLWDNFTALQEDPSLFRCYADQLRLVYDPRAGDYRNVPGVKTRVVAFGTTRGFGSDDPARKNVCMEGLVEALERVGYTEGENLLGAPYDFRHAPAAPGMASRAFSGFSSGLRLLVERASQRNGNKPVVLVTHSLGGLFATVFLDRTPLRWRRRYVKHLVMLCLGVGGSPLNMWPLASKALASNPTSLQAGVLTYGDRSFASMFSLLPSPRVYGRTPLVITRDMNYSADDMAEYLAAAGFSGDEVARYRTRALPVTLNLRAPLVPMTAINGIGVPTVDKLVFWDGNFSGKPQMVNGDGDGQISLETVLALRSLVGADPDQPYFKSILIPNTTHKGMISDQSALKRVVSEILGTSS; via the exons ATGGCGTTCCAGCGTCTCTTGCCCCTTGTAGTCCTGCTCTTGTTGGTCGCTCCGCCATCGTCAGCTGTGCCCAGCCTCCGCCCTGTGGTGCTGGTGCCGGGCAACACCTGCAGCCAGCTGGAGGCTCGGCTCACCGACGAGTACGAGCCTCCGCAGGCGTCGGGCTGCGGGGTCCCAAGGCAAGGGCGCGGGTGGTTCCGGCTATGGGACAACTTCACGGCGCTGCAGGAGGACCCCTCGCTCTTCCGGTGCTACGCGGACCAGCTGCGGCTCGTCTACGACCCCCGTGCCGGCGACTACCGTAACGTGCCGGGCGTCAAGACTCGCGTCGTGGCCTTCGGCACCACCCGCGGCTTCGGCTCCGACGACCCTGCCCGAAA GAATGTGTGCATGGAAGGGCTGGTGGAGGCACTGGAACGGGTCGGATACACAGAGGGAGAGAACCTACTCGGCGCCCCGTACGACTTCCGGCACGCGCCGGCCGCTCCCGGGATGGCTTCCCGGGCCTTCTCCGGCTTCAGCTCCGGTCTCAGGCTCCTGGTGGAGCGCGCAAGCCAGAGGAACGGGAACAAGCCGGTCGTCCTCGTCACGCACAGCCTGGGCGGCCTCTTCGCCACGGTGTTCCTCGACCGGACACCCCTGCGGTGGCGCAGGAGGTACGTCAAGCACCTCGTCATGCTCTGCCTCGGCGTCGGCGGCTCGCCGCTCAACATGTGGCCCCTCGCCTCCAAGGCGCTGGCCTCCAACCCCACGTCGCTGCAGGCCGGCGTGCTGACCTACGGGGACAGGAGCTTCGCgagcatgttctcgctcctgccgtCCCCCAGGGTGTACGGCCGCACGCCCTTGGTGATCACGCGGGACATGAACTACTCCGCCGACGACATGGCAGAGTACCTCGCGGCGGCAGGTTTCTCCGGGGACGAGGTGGCGCGGTACCGAACGAGGGCGCTGCCGGTGACGCTCAACCTCCGGGCGCCACTCGTACCGATGACGGCCATCAATGGTATTGGCGTGCCCACCGTGGATAAGCTGGTGTTCTGGGATGGTAACTTCAGTGGGAAGCCTCAGATGGTGAACGGCGATGGAGATGGCCAGATCAGCTTGGAGACCGTCTTGGCGTTGCGAAGCTTGGTAGGGGCTGATCCGGACCAGCCTTACTTCAAGTCGATTTTGATCCCCAACACGACGCACAAGGGTATGATCTCGGACCAATCTGCGCTCAAGCGTGTCGTCAGTGAAATCCTTGGAACCTCCTCTTGA